One part of the Marinihelvus fidelis genome encodes these proteins:
- a CDS encoding DUF2238 domain-containing protein has product MTTTRTLEGFYGIIAFTAAYLLAATAWVIHVGDLEFLAYIAIMLVLAGVVWLVHRRVGLPRALVACLSIWGALHMAGGLVLLPDGWDVGEKSNVLYNWHIAGPNFKYDQLVHAFGFGTTTWMCWRGLLSMAPDIKRPPSAGALLICAAAGMGFGALNEVIEFIITVLVPENNVGGYVNTAMDLVYNTIGAATAALLIRWANRASLGSD; this is encoded by the coding sequence ATGACTACAACACGCACACTGGAAGGCTTCTACGGCATCATCGCGTTCACGGCCGCTTACCTGCTGGCGGCAACGGCATGGGTGATCCATGTCGGTGATCTCGAGTTTCTCGCCTATATCGCCATCATGTTGGTGCTTGCCGGCGTAGTCTGGCTGGTGCACCGGCGCGTGGGGCTGCCCCGGGCACTGGTGGCTTGCCTGAGTATCTGGGGCGCGCTGCACATGGCCGGCGGACTGGTGCTGCTACCGGATGGCTGGGACGTAGGTGAGAAATCCAACGTGCTCTACAACTGGCATATCGCCGGGCCCAACTTCAAGTACGACCAGCTGGTCCATGCATTCGGTTTCGGCACGACAACCTGGATGTGCTGGCGTGGCCTGCTGTCGATGGCGCCGGACATCAAACGACCACCCAGCGCCGGTGCGTTGCTGATTTGCGCGGCTGCCGGCATGGGGTTTGGCGCACTTAACGAAGTGATCGAGTTCATCATCACCGTGCTGGTGCCGGAAAACAACGTGGGTGGCTACGTGAATACAGCCATGGACCTGGTCTACAACACCATCGGCGCCGCGACGGCTGCCCTGCTCATCCGCTGGGCGAACCGCGCGAGCCTGGGGTCAGATTGA
- the nirK gene encoding copper-containing nitrite reductase, giving the protein MELKIKIALKFFLPVILIILVLTPAVADTDDLPVEQAVLTMAPQVPPPIDRDHPAKVIVSVDTTEQIGRLADGVEYVFWTFGGSVPGPFIRVRKGDLVEFHLNNRPDSKMPHNIDLHAVTGPGGGATSSFTAPGHTTQFSFTALNPGLYVYHCATAPVGMHIANGMYGLILVEPEGGYPEVDREFYIMQSEFYTKGDFGDEGLRPFDMEEALAENPDYVVFNGSVGALQGDNSIHAEVGETVRLYVGNGGPNLVSSFHVIGEIFDTVYVEGGSLVNHNVQSTLVPAGGSAIVDFKLEAPGDLHLVDHSIFRAFNKGALGTISVGGAADKVVYSGQQYEGIYLPEGQAEQVVSNVPASPVATSQEERMLFGQRVYERNCMACHQSQGQGLPGAFPPLAESDYLLDDTDRAIDVLLDGLAGEITVNGVTYNGVMPATRLTDEEVANVLTYVLNSWGNEGGVIEPADVAGHRAAN; this is encoded by the coding sequence ATGGAGCTTAAAATCAAGATTGCACTTAAATTTTTTCTACCCGTAATTCTCATCATTCTTGTCTTGACCCCGGCCGTCGCCGATACCGACGACCTCCCGGTGGAACAGGCAGTGCTCACCATGGCGCCACAGGTGCCGCCACCCATCGACCGCGACCATCCCGCCAAGGTCATTGTCAGCGTCGACACCACGGAACAAATTGGCCGCCTGGCTGACGGCGTTGAGTACGTTTTCTGGACTTTTGGCGGATCGGTGCCCGGGCCGTTTATTCGCGTGCGCAAGGGCGACTTGGTCGAGTTTCACCTGAATAACCGCCCCGATTCCAAGATGCCGCATAACATCGACCTTCACGCGGTGACCGGACCGGGTGGCGGCGCCACGTCGTCGTTCACGGCGCCCGGCCATACGACGCAATTTTCGTTTACGGCGCTCAATCCGGGGCTATACGTTTATCACTGCGCTACCGCGCCGGTGGGCATGCACATCGCCAATGGCATGTACGGCCTGATCCTGGTTGAGCCCGAGGGTGGCTACCCGGAAGTGGACCGCGAGTTTTACATCATGCAAAGCGAGTTCTACACCAAGGGTGACTTTGGCGACGAGGGCCTGCGGCCGTTCGACATGGAGGAAGCGCTGGCTGAGAACCCAGATTACGTGGTCTTCAACGGCTCCGTCGGCGCGCTGCAGGGCGACAACAGTATCCATGCCGAGGTCGGTGAAACGGTCAGGCTGTATGTAGGTAACGGCGGCCCGAACCTGGTCTCCTCATTCCATGTTATCGGTGAGATTTTCGATACGGTGTATGTTGAGGGCGGTTCACTGGTCAATCACAACGTCCAGTCCACGCTGGTTCCCGCCGGCGGCTCGGCCATTGTTGATTTCAAGCTGGAGGCACCGGGCGACCTGCACCTGGTTGATCACTCCATCTTCCGCGCCTTCAACAAGGGAGCACTGGGCACGATTTCCGTGGGTGGCGCCGCCGACAAGGTGGTCTACTCAGGGCAGCAGTACGAAGGCATCTACCTGCCGGAAGGCCAGGCGGAGCAGGTCGTCAGCAACGTCCCGGCATCGCCCGTGGCGACAAGCCAGGAGGAACGCATGCTGTTTGGACAGCGCGTTTACGAGCGCAACTGCATGGCCTGTCACCAGTCACAAGGCCAGGGCCTGCCCGGCGCATTTCCACCGCTGGCAGAATCGGACTACCTGCTGGACGACACGGACCGGGCTATCGACGTGTTGCTTGACGGCCTGGCGGGTGAAATCACCGTCAACGGCGTGACCTACAACGGTGTCATGCCCGCAACACGGCTTACGGATGAGGAGGTGGCCAACGTGCTGACGTACGTGCTCAACAGCTGGGGCAATGAAGGCGGTGTCATTGAGCCCGCGGACGTCGCCGGACACCGCGCGGCCAACTGA
- a CDS encoding formylglycine-generating enzyme family protein, protein MLTALRAALTAGLLLTSATFTAAYGQQAAPAADMVRINAGEYSPLFKGADGPRRIRVEAFWLDRHAVTNAQFAAFIRAEPRWAPDNIKPVFADDTYLDHWREHDPTAADGIGNQPVTNVSWFAARAYCKAQGKRLPTEDEWELAAAASETEPNGTDDAAFRARILEWYSKPAITRLPAVEDTWTNYWGVSGIHGVTWELVDDFNTALVSGESRGDAALENKLYCGAGAAAAIDPSDYAAFMRYAMRSSYRAKSTLRSLGFRCASDNKNQTVVSQ, encoded by the coding sequence ATGCTGACCGCCCTGCGCGCTGCATTAACGGCCGGCCTGTTGCTGACCTCCGCCACGTTTACTGCGGCGTACGGTCAGCAGGCAGCGCCAGCCGCGGACATGGTTCGCATCAACGCCGGTGAGTATTCGCCGTTGTTCAAGGGTGCCGATGGCCCCAGGCGTATCCGCGTCGAGGCGTTCTGGTTGGATCGTCACGCCGTGACCAACGCCCAGTTTGCAGCATTCATACGGGCAGAACCACGCTGGGCGCCGGACAACATCAAGCCGGTGTTCGCCGATGACACGTACCTGGATCATTGGCGGGAACACGACCCAACGGCTGCCGATGGCATTGGCAACCAGCCAGTGACCAACGTGTCGTGGTTCGCCGCACGGGCCTACTGCAAGGCCCAGGGCAAACGGTTACCCACAGAAGATGAATGGGAACTGGCTGCCGCGGCAAGCGAAACGGAACCCAACGGCACCGATGACGCCGCGTTCCGGGCGCGTATCCTGGAGTGGTATTCGAAACCGGCTATCACCCGCCTGCCGGCCGTTGAAGACACCTGGACAAACTACTGGGGCGTCAGCGGCATTCATGGCGTCACCTGGGAACTGGTCGATGACTTCAACACCGCGCTGGTCAGCGGCGAATCCCGCGGCGACGCGGCACTGGAAAACAAGCTCTACTGCGGCGCCGGCGCCGCAGCAGCGATTGACCCGTCCGACTACGCTGCATTCATGCGTTATGCCATGCGCAGCAGCTACCGGGCAAAATCCACGCTGCGTTCGCTGGGTTTTCGCTGCGCAAGTGACAACAAAAACCAGACGGTGGTATCTCAATGA
- a CDS encoding SCO family protein, producing the protein MNRIKLAGMICLLGTACTAAPLQADTGQLPDDSVYHLDSEWRSQEGTELMLSELTGRPRLLSFVYTYCEHTCPMIVARLKMITDALSDSERGQMQVTLVSLDPERDTPSRMKAWLVEKDLESRDWLMLHGNPDEVLEFAAMLGVRYRPMGESDIAHSNMITLLDRQGVVRYQSKGLGDDPADVIEAIESTVTESE; encoded by the coding sequence ATGAACCGAATCAAGTTGGCTGGCATGATCTGCCTGCTCGGAACTGCGTGTACCGCAGCACCGCTACAGGCAGATACCGGGCAATTGCCGGATGATTCCGTGTATCACCTTGACTCGGAATGGCGTAGTCAGGAAGGAACGGAACTCATGCTCTCCGAACTTACAGGCCGGCCGCGCCTGTTGAGCTTTGTCTATACCTACTGTGAACATACCTGCCCGATGATCGTCGCACGGTTGAAAATGATTACTGACGCGCTTTCCGACTCGGAACGGGGCCAGATGCAAGTAACACTGGTCTCCCTTGACCCCGAACGCGACACGCCGTCCAGGATGAAGGCCTGGCTAGTTGAAAAGGACCTGGAAAGCCGCGACTGGCTGATGCTGCACGGCAACCCGGATGAAGTGCTTGAGTTCGCAGCCATGCTCGGCGTGCGCTATCGGCCCATGGGCGAGAGTGATATCGCCCACTCCAACATGATTACCCTGCTCGACAGACAGGGCGTGGTGCGATACCAGTCCAAGGGCCTGGGGGATGATCCGGCGGATGTTATCGAGGCCATCGAATCCACCGTCACCGAATCCGAGTGA
- a CDS encoding bestrophin-like domain: protein MPTTTQHFLDVFPLPWLFVLTLALMVVSIEIGFFVGRRRPERIVKAQTSQVRAIMGAGLGLLAFILAFTFATGQSHYEVRVQGLVEETRLARTAWLQTEFLAEPRRSEARELLREYVQVRVEGEQALRAADRPAVRSAIIRSEEIHQQLWAVATAQHRAVPPQSNLDLERNDFLASVIGLIDMHVVRIEAALLNRIPNTIWMTLYLMAVLSMLVMGYQAGLVGRRSPMATMTLALAFSAVMMLITDLDRPVMSLFTIDNQIMIDLMDQMRVQQ, encoded by the coding sequence ATGCCGACAACCACCCAACATTTCCTGGACGTGTTTCCGCTGCCATGGCTGTTCGTCCTGACCCTTGCCCTGATGGTGGTCAGCATCGAGATTGGCTTCTTTGTCGGCCGGCGGCGCCCTGAGCGCATTGTGAAAGCACAGACCTCCCAGGTCCGCGCCATCATGGGCGCCGGCCTGGGCCTGCTGGCGTTCATCCTGGCGTTCACCTTTGCCACCGGCCAGTCCCACTACGAAGTCCGCGTGCAGGGGCTGGTTGAAGAAACCCGCCTGGCCCGCACCGCGTGGCTGCAGACCGAGTTCCTGGCGGAACCGCGCCGCTCAGAGGCGCGGGAACTGCTGCGCGAGTACGTCCAGGTGCGGGTCGAGGGCGAACAGGCCCTGCGTGCTGCAGACCGGCCAGCTGTGCGGTCCGCCATCATCCGTTCAGAAGAAATCCACCAGCAACTGTGGGCCGTGGCGACAGCGCAACATCGCGCCGTCCCGCCGCAAAGCAACCTGGACCTGGAGCGCAACGACTTCCTGGCCTCGGTGATCGGCCTGATCGACATGCACGTGGTCCGCATCGAGGCTGCCCTGCTTAACCGGATCCCCAATACGATCTGGATGACGCTCTACCTGATGGCCGTGCTGTCGATGCTGGTCATGGGCTACCAGGCCGGGCTGGTCGGCCGGCGCAGCCCGATGGCGACCATGACCCTGGCACTGGCATTTTCGGCGGTGATGATGCTGATCACCGACCTGGACCGGCCGGTGATGAGCCTGTTTACCATCGACAACCAGATCATGATCGACCTGATGGACCAAATGCGGGTGCAGCAATAA